GGGTGCTACTTCGAGTGGTTGCCACCATCTGTGCCAGCCCTGATCGGCCCTTGATTGATACTCCAGTTTTGTGTTTCACATAAGTGATATCTGCAAAATCCAAAAGATCTTTCATTTCCTCATCTTCATCTACAGGCAACTCTTTTTGTGCTTGAGTCTGTGCCTTCTGTCgcacttttctttcatttaccTCAATTTGTGCAAAAATGTCAGGAACAGCATCAACAAATTTGTAGCCTTTGgctacttttctatttttttttgctcttccatgctgctgctgctgctgcctctgtgagATTGCAAATATTCTATCAATGGCCTCCTCTGTCTGTCTCTTATCTGAAAACCTCAACAGGCGTTCAGCAGTCTTCCTAAAGCTAGCTGTGTTTCGTACACGAGATAAGATCTGCTTCTCAAGCTGCTGGAAAACAGGCTTAAAATGCTGCAGGTTCCTCTCCACGATCCCAGTGTAGTCCTTCACTTCTGGCACTGCAAAGTTCCTAATGGCAGACGTTCGATCGAAGACAATTTTCTGACGGCCCGCAGTAACCTGTGCAAAGGCAGAACGGGGCCCATCCTCCACAGTCCACAGGTAAACTGCATAGGAGTGCTCATTGGTGGTGACAAAAACATCCAGCTGCCGCGAGTCTGCACGGACAGTGAAGCTTTGCACATCGATGGAGGGCCCAATGAACAAGTAAATGGCTCTGGTGATGGGGTGTCGCAGGAAAGTCGTTACATTCACATAGTTTGTTCCATTGTAAGGGTAGCCCCGCGGATACATCCTTGAGGCAATGGTAGCTTTCTCGCTGTGGCCAGTGTCATCCATCCAGTACATCTTATATATCCCATCACGATGTCTAATGAATGCTCCATGGATCTCATCAACAACTGTTTCTTCAAAAGGCATATCCACATTGTGGAAGAAACTGGTTGCTGCCTCCAGAGGGCTGTCATCTTCTAGGTGGATCTGGTCCACCAGCAACAAAAGCTGAGGATGAAGAAGTATGAGGTTTCTTTGCAATTTTCTCAGCTTCAGTTTAGGATTGTATGCCCCCACTCCTTCTCCCCTGATAAAAACCACCCCGCTTCTCTCCATGGCAGCAACCACTCGTCCCTGACAGTCACCAGCCAAATCATGTTTATATTTAAGCCATTTCGAAGAACAGTCCTCTGTAATCTGCCCTTCCCATGGGGAGAAGCAGCTCTTGGACACAGCTGGGGAAAACATCaagacattattaaaaaaagtatattttggCCCGTACAGAGCTTCTGTAATGAAAGGTACGCCATTGGGAGCAAAAGTAAAGGAGTTCTGGTCTGGGTGTTCATGGCCAGCGTTAAAGTTCCTCCATCCCTTAATCCACTCTTTGTACTTGTTCTTATGAACAATATCATATATTGCACGTCCTCCCAGCTTTCCCGActtgaaggaaaggaaaggccTGTTAATTTCAGCTGGCAAAGCACTTCCATAGGTTACCACTCCCCAGTCCTCAAAGTAATGCAGCTTTGGAACCCCAAAGTCCGGTGGAGGGATGGAGCGCAAACTTGCATCATACCTGCCAAAATGATGAGGAAAATAGTTCAAAAATCACTTGACTAATTCCACTATCAGCACCTAtataaaattcaaaaaaaatttgTTACTTACATCAAAGAACAACCTAACAATAGAAAGCCCATCAATGTCTTTCCTGAGCAAAAAAAAGCCTATAGTCGTAATGATATTTATGATGCTAATCCCTATGTAAATTTGCAGGAGTCTAACTAACACTATATGCTCTTTATAGAATAACTGAAAGCATCTACTCCACACTTACAACAAGCAATCCTTTTGCTGTCCAAAAATAAGAGTACAGTGAACTTCTCTTAAACAAGccacattttgttttatatcaTAAAGCTATTGACtgcagtataaatattttaaaaggcacaTTAGGAACAGGGTGTAGGCACTGTTTTGCACTGGACATCAGCATTTGCATCTATTTGCTCACTACCTAACCAAAAGAGGTAAAAAGAGCATCTGTTTTCCCCAAACTGATGATCATAGGAAGTCTGTAGTCTCTAATAGAATTGGGAATAAactaaaaatgaatgaaaaagcattttaaatgttacatttGTATGATTTATATCATTTAATTTATACCACTATATTAGTTTCCTTTTCCAGCtatccagaaaaagaaatttacatctttcttgtatAAACTGCAAGACATAAGTTTTATTTTGACTCACATGCTTTTAAAAGTGTCTTCCCCTTcagcatcaggaagaaattataAGTATAAATTTCCATGATTTCCATGGAtgaacaagagaagaaaatatatgacAGTGGCCATAAAGGAAAGATtctgtattttgcaaataaCAAGCTGAAGTGTGCTATGAGcctagaaaacattttaatgtgtATAACTTAAACATAAACCAACACATTCAATAACATTTCTCTCataagagagagaaatagaGCTACACTGACTCCTCAAAAAAGTGTTCTCTCTATAGACTGAGGGAATTTACATGTACATTTATATGTACACTTTGGATCTTATTTCTTACCTTTTGTAGACTGACAGAGAAGTTAGAAGAGGTGTAAATTACACGGAAGCTACAGATCTAGTCatttatcatattttttctaaatttggCCTGCAAATTAGTATGCATTCACAACTAATAATAACACTATCTTTTACATTACTTCAGCTTTTCAAAGAACGTTTGTATTAGAACttacagcttttaaaacaaaactacacTTTAAATATCTGCCTAactaataattattaaaaacataaaaggatCAAACATCACAATAGACCAGATAGACCGAACAATATATGCAGGGATGTTTCCTTTTATAACTGCAACAgacaagggaaggaaaacacaaaagcacaCACAGGATGAGACCAAGGTGTCACCTGTAGCAATGCATACTGAACATCTGTGCTAAGTTAAGAAGTTCTTCTGAGCCTAAAAACTTTGTCCTACAAATGGCCAGAATAACCTCTGCCTCTGCAGTACAAGTCTAAAGATAACACCTTATCACAAATGGCAAGCAGCCGTCCCGTCCTTTTTGAGCCCACTCATTCCCTTTCATACCAGAGAAATTCAGTGTGGAGAGTGCACCACCTCTGCCCTTTGGATGGAGTCCCTGGGCCCTCCACCACCCGGTTCCTTCTGATCTGGTCTGCCAACCAGTTCCCGCTGCCATTGCGCATGACGAATTTGTCAAGAAACACCAGCTGGCTCTCTGGCCCATAGAACCAGTTGTAGTTGGAGTCTGCGATGGCCACAGTTCTCTGAAACCCTTGGGAAAAAGTTGAAAGGAATGtgagaaagaacaaataaacacaCATATGTTTGTAGAGCATGAAGATGAAGCCAAGTGGTACAAACAGACACAAACAGAAGCAGGTTTTCAGATGTTTATACTCATAAATGAGCCAtaggttcatagaatcatagaatcaaagaatggcttggattggaaggacctcaaggatcatcaagctccaagcCTCCTGCCACAGGAAGGGTGGCCAACCTCCATACCTAATactacaccaggctgcccagggccccaggAGCTGTTTGCTTCTGCTGTAAATAACTTGAATAGTCACCTTTCTTCTTTGGCTATGGGCTACAACCAGTCCAAGTGctacaaaaacataaaaggCAATGCCCCATCCACTTCTCCTCACTCAGATCTTGCAGTTCTCACTCCTTTGTCAATCCAAACTCtccaaagcaacaaaagaaaggccctctcaggaaaacaaaacaaaacaaaaccccaaatccaGCTTTCATCCTGAAATAGCTAAAATGAGTTCACTTCGCTCTTTAGGAACCTCTCCCCAGTACACGCCTGAGGTATAACCTGGATTCAGTGCAGTTCCTTACACATCTATGCCGGCAAGCCAAAGCTGCACTCATCACCCTCATACACAGAGCTAAACTCAGGGTTTCTAATACACATTAAGTTATCATActatctttttaaagaagagttTAAACAATATAAGTTTCCAATGAATTGTCCTATGAATAAGCAGCACAAAATTACCACTGAAAACTTTCAAGGCTACCCGAAACTGAATCCTATCTGAAAGTTACAAGGAGCTGGCAATATTTATTAGCTTatactgttttcatatttatagATCTCAATCTTTTAGTCAAAAATAGGATTTCATATCAGAGATGCTGAACACACTGTGTGACAACGGAGAGATTcagcatgaaaacagaaactgtCTGCAAAACTGACCACCAGAAGTGCccaatatttctgtttcacatagacaaaacaaaatggttCATATACTCCTGGACTGCTCTGAGAAACCCACCAGGTGAGTCAGTTacattttctgtatgaaaaagattttgaaaaaaatggctATAAAAGTGGATTTCAATGTTTTGTGGGAAGCTAGGGGCCTTTCAGTAACTAAAGGGGAGCTGcaaggaaagaaggggacagaccctttAGCAGGGTCTCTTggaataggacaaggggaaatgacttcaaactaaaaaaaaggatacgtttaggttggatataaggaaaaagtcttttacagtgagggtagtgaggcactggaacaggttgcccagtgatgtggtggatgccctgtccctggagacattcaaggtcaggccaGGCTCCGAGCAACCtcatctagctgtaggtgtccctgttcattgctggggagtTGAACAAGACAacatttaaaggtcccttccaactctaaagattctatgattgaaTGTAAAACTTCCTTGCACTTTCTTGATACTTTCACCTTGGCTTCATGATTTGCTATTCCTTTCTCCTAATATTTTTGTGTGATGGTTTTTCCttttggcaaagaaaaatatcGGTAAGAATCTCAAAGAATATTATTTATCAAACGGAAAGCCCAAGAATTAGCTCTATGTCAAACTCTGAAAACCAGAAATCAAATTCtaaagcactgctttttctctcaagtgacattcttgttttttgtttggttctaaaaaacagaattttacaAACAATAGTGTTTAATAAGCAGTGATAAACAATGATATCACTGTTTCCATGGATGATGAAGGTAGAAATCAGAGAAGAAGGTTATTTCAAATGTCCAAGTACAACATTACTTAAAAATGGCCTACTTCAAGTATGAAATCGCTTCAAAAATTAGAAGATGGATTTTCATTGGTCCAAATGACCTACCTGGCAGGACAGTCCTGTACATAAACGCAAAGTGCTGCTTGAGCCAAGGGTGGTTGAAGTGATTGATATCAAAGTGCCTTTGGACAAGAAACATGTACTGAAACAGTGATCTGGTTGTGTAGCTGCCATAAGCCACCCCTTCATAAAGGGAGCCATCTGTgacctcctgcagcaggactACTGACTTCTCCATGATTGCCAACACTTGCTTGGTCCATAAGTAAGCTTCCTGAAGGTagcctgaaagaaaagaggtaTTAGAAAATCTGGTCACAACACAGTAGATCATAGATGACGTCACTTGTATTCACACAGTGGGATCCTTCATAGCAATGAATGCAAAAGTAAAGCTGCCAGAGCTCTAAAATATGACCCATCACTGCAGCATCCCTGTAGTTCCAGGGCAAAAGATAAAACACTACTCTTAAACACAGTAAAGCAAGGTTACCTGAGTGGACAGAAAACTATCAAGAcacctttttgcttttgtggGATTATGTATTCCATCCTGAAGGGAAAAATTACTTAAAGCATTCAGAACATGCAAAAACAGAGGAGTCACAACAACACCATTTattgcatttcaaattaaaacagtatgaaaacaattttacagCCTCCACTAGAGGGCTCCAATAAAGCAAGTATTCTAATCAGTCATTTTTCACTAGTAGGATCACCAGCGTGGTAAAGGATTCTCAGAGTTTATAAAAAAGTTGACAATTGAACTGCAGTTAACTGATATTCTACTACAATATGCTCTATTTTAAGATATGCTATATTCCACTTACATTTTCAATGTTGTACAGTCTAAAGGGTTATCCAAAATAGAAgttcttttggaaaagatttgCATGGTTAATTACAAATGCAGATTCTTCAGTTCCCTAACTTCCAGCTAAGCTAAGTTGCGGCCTTCACATATACAAGCTTTAAACAGTTATATTTCTTCTAAGGAGAAGACTTCTAGAGATCTTACTATTTTGTTCTGCTCCACACAAACCACAAGTTGGGAAGAGGTTGCCTGAAGCCCTTCTCAGTACTTTGCTGCCTTTACCATGGAGCAACCACGGACATGAGATCCTCAGCAGTGCCTGTATatactgcagaaggaaagcagcttgTGGATCCCAGCAGATGAAAGACTGCATGCCTTCTCTTATTCTCTTTCAGATCCATCGGCAGCAGAGGTAGGACAAAAAAGAGAACTATTGCCTTGTATGTCTGTATGGTTACCTAGTATCTGTGCAGCTCAAAGTGTCTGGGCACAGATTTAACCAGACTTCTTTCCACCGTATAGTAGAGCTCAACTTCAGGGCAGATGGCATGCATTACATCCCACATTACTTGGTGAAACAGTGCCTGCTGAATGAAGTGCATGTGCCAGGCTGAGGGAGTATGAGCTACATTCAAACCTGCTACCAagaatgttttgctttattgCCACAGTTACTGTATTTATTCTCAGCAGAGTGATGAGCAATTCAGACTTCCTACAAGTCAAGGCTGCCAAATCCTACTCAGttaacagagaggaaaaaattgtGAAGTCTAAGTTAAACAGACAATCTGATTTAGGCTGAAGAGAGAAACATGACTGGGAAGGCCAGAGCAGGCGGAGCGGGCCGCACTACTGAGTTCTGCCTCTTCGCTCACAGCCAGTGTGACGCTGCTTCCTCACACTGATAGCGCTGGGCACTACAGCAGTCTGTCCGAACACAACCCCAAGTACTTCCATCCTCATTTTCCATTGCGACGTTACAGCCATGTCAGTTAGCTTTGAACCCTGCCCTAGCAAGAATAGTGTTTTCCACAGCTCAGCATAGTGCATTTACTGTTGTAATGCACATATGTTCTGTTAACTTCTGTTATATTGATGCTATAAACCTATACTCGTATGTACCTTAATGACATAATGACATatttgaataagaaaaaaggaagaaactcaACACACTGTCAGGCTACACAAAAAAACCTCCAGAATGAATCTCACACATAATGAGCAGCATGTATGTCAAATCATGAGTTTATGGTGGCTTTTTAGTCTCTGCTGACTTCATTAGCTGAACACCATGTTTAAAATTGTTCAGTGAAGTTTAAACCCTTTGGGAGAAACGCTTACACTGGGACACACTATTTGCAATTGTTTTGAATCTGATACAGGTACAATTTGTTTACTCCCTCTAtccttccccctttttttctccttaagaaaaagttttttgtgtcagaatgagaatttttaaggaactgctttttaaaatcattttagacAAAAAGGGAAACGTTAtataagcttcctttttttttttttttttaaaaataaagttgctCTGTATTGAGAACAActaaattttcatttagaaatacagTCTGGATGTATTGatctattttcatttgaaatattcaCAGTACTTGCTCAAGTGTTGctgaatttgcttcttttttttttttttttNNNNNNNNNNNNNNNNNNNNNNNNNNNNNNNNNNNNNNNNNNNNNNNNNNGCATAAAGCATATTTCTGGTCTATGCTCTAATGAAAAGCAGAGTCCTCTTGAAAACTGTCAGCTTTCTGCAACAACAGAGGATCAGAGAAGGATGGAATTATGAGGAATTTAGCAAAACCCACTGAATAAACATGGTCTTAGTCTTCAATTTGTGGAAAGCATGGTACAAGGAAAGGGAATAATTTCCATGTATATCCTTGCTGGTTTTTAGCATATGCACATTAGTGAATGCACTTGCTATGACAAGCTCTTAACAAAAAACTGACCCCCAAATACAGTAGGTGTCACATTTTTCTGGCACACATTCTTTGGGTGTCTGGAAGCTCCAACTATGTGCAGATGTGCCCTTCCTTGGCAGGGCTAAACGGTTTGGCAACACCATCAGCATCCAGAAACTAGATTTTCCTTGACTTGTGGCAAGTAAGTAGCTTCATCAGGCATTGTGTTTTCAAAACATGTCtagcacattttaaataaatgtttaaataaattttaaataaaatcttgataaaatacagttttataagCTAAGCTGGCTCCATGTCTTCCACTTCTCAGCCTAAGTACCATAGGGATTAAATGCCAGATTTAATTGCTCTTTCCATGACTTGCACTCTCCTTCAGAGTGGGCATAGCTCAAAGGGAAAAAGGTAAAGCTTTGCTCATCTTCTTCACAAACGATGCTGAAAAGATAGGTCCTCAGCTGTGGCCCATGGGTGGATCAAGTTCCAGCTTGGCTGTCCTCTCAG
The sequence above is drawn from the Numida meleagris isolate 19003 breed g44 Domestic line chromosome 3, NumMel1.0, whole genome shotgun sequence genome and encodes:
- the DSE gene encoding dermatan-sulfate epimerase isoform X1 gives rise to the protein MRTHTRGAPSVFFIHVMCFAFACGAREDADAMVPFVNANYDSYPMLYFSKGDVEGLRLQAATTHRHIAARLMEAVQTMLSNPLEYLPPWDPKEFSARWNEIYGNNLGALAMFCVLYPDNTEAIGMAKDYMERMAAQPSWLVKDAPWDEVPLAHSLVGFATAYDFLYSYLSKTQQERFLEVIANASGYMYETSYRRGWGFQYLHNHQPTNCVALLAGSLVLMNQGYLQEAYLWTKQVLAIMEKSVVLLQEVTDGSLYEGVAYGSYTTRSLFQYMFLVQRHFDINHFNHPWLKQHFAFMYRTVLPGFQRTVAIADSNYNWFYGPESQLVFLDKFVMRNGSGNWLADQIRRNRVVEGPGTPSKGQRWCTLHTEFLWYDASLRSIPPPDFGVPKLHYFEDWGVVTYGSALPAEINRPFLSFKSGKLGGRAIYDIVHKNKYKEWIKGWRNFNAGHEHPDQNSFTFAPNGVPFITEALYGPKYTFFNNVLMFSPAVSKSCFSPWEGQITEDCSSKWLKYKHDLAGDCQGRVVAAMERSGVVFIRGEGVGAYNPKLKLRKLQRNLILLHPQLLLLVDQIHLEDDSPLEAATSFFHNVDMPFEETVVDEIHGAFIRHRDGIYKMYWMDDTGHSEKATIASRMYPRGYPYNGTNYVNVTTFLRHPITRAIYLFIGPSIDVQSFTVRADSRQLDVFVTTNEHSYAVYLWTVEDGPRSAFAQVTAGRQKIVFDRTSAIRNFAVPEVKDYTGIVERNLQHFKPVFQQLEKQILSRVRNTASFRKTAERLLRFSDKRQTEEAIDRIFAISQRQQQQQHGRAKKNRKVAKGYKFVDAVPDIFAQIEVNERKVRQKAQTQAQKELPVDEDEEMKDLLDFADITYVKHKTGVSIKGRSGLAQMVATTRSSTPSISASYTRLFLILNIAIFFVMLAMQLTYFQKAKRLHGQRCLYAILLVDSCILLWLYSSCSQSQC
- the DSE gene encoding dermatan-sulfate epimerase isoform X2, which encodes MYETSYRRGWGFQYLHNHQPTNCVALLAGSLVLMNQGYLQEAYLWTKQVLAIMEKSVVLLQEVTDGSLYEGVAYGSYTTRSLFQYMFLVQRHFDINHFNHPWLKQHFAFMYRTVLPGFQRTVAIADSNYNWFYGPESQLVFLDKFVMRNGSGNWLADQIRRNRVVEGPGTPSKGQRWCTLHTEFLWYDASLRSIPPPDFGVPKLHYFEDWGVVTYGSALPAEINRPFLSFKSGKLGGRAIYDIVHKNKYKEWIKGWRNFNAGHEHPDQNSFTFAPNGVPFITEALYGPKYTFFNNVLMFSPAVSKSCFSPWEGQITEDCSSKWLKYKHDLAGDCQGRVVAAMERSGVVFIRGEGVGAYNPKLKLRKLQRNLILLHPQLLLLVDQIHLEDDSPLEAATSFFHNVDMPFEETVVDEIHGAFIRHRDGIYKMYWMDDTGHSEKATIASRMYPRGYPYNGTNYVNVTTFLRHPITRAIYLFIGPSIDVQSFTVRADSRQLDVFVTTNEHSYAVYLWTVEDGPRSAFAQVTAGRQKIVFDRTSAIRNFAVPEVKDYTGIVERNLQHFKPVFQQLEKQILSRVRNTASFRKTAERLLRFSDKRQTEEAIDRIFAISQRQQQQQHGRAKKNRKVAKGYKFVDAVPDIFAQIEVNERKVRQKAQTQAQKELPVDEDEEMKDLLDFADITYVKHKTGVSIKGRSGLAQMVATTRSSTPSISASYTRLFLILNIAIFFVMLAMQLTYFQKAKRLHGQRCLYAILLVDSCILLWLYSSCSQSQC